Proteins encoded together in one Sinorhizobium meliloti window:
- the nudC gene encoding NAD(+) diphosphatase has protein sequence MTKTIFDLHSPHPEPSTLVAFAENHLDRRSEHRPDDCIEAALKHPGAHFLAFSGAKLIVKHDEKVIDPLFAPYELAGLEPTMDDAVLLGFLPNGEPRLAVPSGLTEETVPEPFKIADARMLYRQQMLPENLLGQFAQASSLIVWNAGNRFCGRCGGPMDGAAGGYRRICTACGHMVFPRTDPVVIMLTIDVERDQCLLGRSPHFTPGMYSCLAGFVEPGETIENAVRRETLEESGIRIGRVRYHASQPWPLPHSLMIGCYAEAKSTAIKRDEQELEDVRWFTRAETEAMLERATGVADTGDEHIPPPKGAIAHQLMRDWLAWPERS, from the coding sequence ATGACGAAAACGATCTTCGATCTTCACAGCCCGCACCCCGAGCCGAGCACGCTCGTCGCCTTCGCGGAGAACCACCTGGACCGCCGGTCCGAGCACCGCCCCGACGACTGCATCGAGGCGGCGCTCAAGCATCCCGGCGCGCATTTCCTGGCTTTTTCCGGGGCGAAGCTGATCGTCAAGCACGACGAGAAGGTCATCGATCCGCTCTTCGCGCCCTATGAACTGGCGGGGCTCGAGCCGACCATGGACGATGCGGTCCTGCTCGGCTTTCTGCCGAACGGCGAGCCGCGTCTTGCCGTGCCTTCGGGGCTGACGGAGGAGACGGTGCCGGAGCCTTTCAAGATCGCCGATGCCCGCATGCTCTATCGCCAGCAGATGCTGCCGGAAAACCTGCTGGGGCAGTTTGCGCAGGCGTCGAGCCTGATCGTCTGGAACGCCGGCAACCGGTTCTGCGGCCGCTGCGGCGGCCCGATGGACGGTGCGGCCGGCGGCTATAGGCGCATCTGTACGGCCTGCGGGCACATGGTCTTCCCGCGTACCGATCCGGTCGTTATCATGCTGACGATCGATGTCGAGCGCGATCAATGCCTGCTCGGCCGCAGCCCGCATTTTACGCCGGGCATGTATTCCTGCCTCGCCGGTTTCGTCGAGCCGGGCGAGACGATCGAAAACGCGGTGCGCCGGGAAACGCTCGAGGAGTCCGGCATCCGGATCGGCCGCGTGCGCTATCATGCGTCGCAGCCCTGGCCGCTCCCCCATTCGCTGATGATCGGCTGCTATGCGGAAGCGAAGTCGACCGCCATCAAGCGCGACGAACAGGAACTGGAAGACGTCCGCTGGTTCACGCGGGCGGAAACCGAGGCGATGCTGGAGCGCGCCACGGGCGTCGCCGACACCGGAGACGAGCACATTCCGCCGCCGAAGGGCGCCATTGCGCACCAGCTCATGCGCGACTGGCTGGCCTGGCCCGAGCGCAGCTGA
- a CDS encoding prephenate dehydratase — MTAKTNRISFQGDYGANSDMACRDMFPSMEPLPCQTFEDAFLAVENGEADLAMIPIENTIAGRVADIHHLLPESRLHIVGEYFMPIRFQLMVLPGVGREEIRTVHSHIHALGQCRKIVRANGWKPVVAGDTAGAAKLVKEVGDRSMAALAPRLAADLYGLDIIAENVEDTDSNVTRFVVLSREESRVARTSKDELIITTFVFNVRNIPAALYKAMGGFATNGINMTKLESYQLGGKFVATQFYADIEGHPDDTGVRHAMDELRFFSENVRILGTYPAHPMRGVL, encoded by the coding sequence GTGACCGCCAAGACCAACCGGATTTCATTCCAGGGCGACTACGGCGCCAATTCCGACATGGCCTGCCGCGACATGTTCCCGTCGATGGAGCCGCTGCCGTGCCAGACCTTCGAGGACGCTTTCCTGGCGGTTGAAAACGGCGAGGCCGATCTCGCCATGATCCCGATCGAAAACACGATTGCCGGACGCGTCGCCGACATCCATCACCTCCTGCCCGAATCGCGCCTGCATATCGTCGGCGAATATTTCATGCCGATTCGCTTCCAGCTGATGGTGCTGCCCGGCGTCGGGCGCGAGGAAATCCGCACCGTGCACAGCCATATCCACGCGCTCGGCCAGTGTCGCAAGATCGTGCGTGCCAACGGGTGGAAGCCGGTGGTCGCGGGCGATACGGCCGGCGCCGCCAAGCTCGTCAAGGAAGTGGGCGACCGCTCGATGGCGGCGCTTGCTCCACGCCTTGCCGCCGACCTCTACGGCCTCGACATCATCGCCGAGAACGTCGAGGACACCGACAGCAACGTCACGCGCTTCGTGGTGCTGTCCAGAGAGGAGAGCAGGGTTGCCCGCACCTCGAAGGACGAACTGATCATCACGACCTTCGTCTTCAACGTGCGCAATATCCCGGCGGCGCTCTACAAGGCGATGGGCGGCTTCGCGACGAACGGCATCAACATGACCAAGCTCGAGAGCTACCAGCTCGGCGGCAAGTTCGTGGCGACCCAGTTCTATGCGGACATCGAGGGGCATCCCGACGATACAGGCGTGCGCCACGCGATGGACGAGCTGCGCTTCTTCTCGGAAAATGTGCGCATCCTCGGCACCTATCCGGCGCATCCGATGCGCGGCGTGCTCTGA
- the rimP gene encoding ribosome maturation factor RimP, protein MSDTTTAENTNEPRLITETGLDRRVADIIEPVLVDMGFRLVRVRMSGQNGLTLQVMTERNDGTMTVEDCEEVSKAISPVLDVEDPIDKAYHLEVSSPGIDRPMVRRSDFIRWQGHLVKCETSVMVDGRKRFRGKIVSVDEDGFRLERDQPAYGEEAAVAIPFTALSEARLILTDELIRDALTADKKAKAARAANENFEDEDTDNE, encoded by the coding sequence TTGTCCGATACGACAACGGCTGAAAATACGAATGAACCCCGGCTGATTACCGAAACCGGCCTCGACCGGCGTGTTGCCGACATCATCGAGCCGGTGCTCGTGGATATGGGTTTCCGCCTGGTGCGCGTGCGTATGTCCGGTCAGAACGGCCTGACGCTGCAGGTCATGACCGAACGCAACGACGGCACCATGACCGTCGAGGATTGCGAGGAGGTCTCCAAAGCGATCTCGCCGGTTCTCGATGTGGAAGATCCGATCGACAAGGCGTATCATCTCGAAGTGTCGTCCCCGGGGATCGATCGCCCCATGGTGCGCAGGTCCGACTTCATCCGCTGGCAGGGCCATCTGGTGAAGTGCGAGACCTCGGTCATGGTCGACGGGCGCAAGCGCTTTCGCGGCAAGATCGTTTCGGTGGACGAGGATGGCTTCCGGCTCGAGCGCGACCAGCCCGCCTATGGTGAAGAGGCGGCAGTCGCGATCCCGTTCACGGCGCTTTCGGAGGCGCGACTGATCCTGACGGACGAGCTCATCCGCGACGCGCTGACGGCCGACAAGAAAGCCAAGGCCGCGCGCGCGGCCAACGAAAACTTCGAAGACGAAGACACAGACAACGAATAA
- a CDS encoding LysE family translocator, with amino-acid sequence MTVATLLVFAGALLIAAGSPGPSIAALVARVLSKGARDVLPFLAAMWIGEAIWLSFAVAGLAAIAETFHWMFVAIKWAGVAYLLFLAWKMWSAEPQTPGESLPEARSASKMFFAGLTITLGNPKIMMFYVALLPSIIDLGSVTLFGWAELVATMFVVLVAIDVTWVLMAAKARQFLKSRRAVRIVNRASAGTMAGAAVAIATR; translated from the coding sequence ATGACCGTCGCAACGCTGCTCGTCTTTGCCGGGGCGCTGCTGATTGCCGCCGGGTCGCCGGGGCCGAGCATTGCCGCGCTCGTCGCCCGGGTGCTGTCCAAGGGCGCCCGCGACGTCTTGCCGTTCCTCGCGGCCATGTGGATCGGTGAGGCGATCTGGCTCTCCTTTGCGGTTGCCGGTCTCGCGGCGATCGCCGAGACGTTCCATTGGATGTTCGTCGCGATCAAATGGGCGGGCGTCGCCTATCTCCTCTTCCTCGCCTGGAAGATGTGGTCGGCCGAGCCGCAAACGCCCGGCGAAAGCCTGCCGGAGGCGCGATCGGCATCGAAGATGTTCTTCGCCGGGCTGACGATCACGCTCGGCAATCCCAAGATCATGATGTTCTATGTGGCGCTGCTGCCCTCGATCATCGATCTCGGCTCCGTCACCCTCTTCGGCTGGGCCGAACTGGTCGCGACCATGTTCGTAGTCCTCGTCGCGATCGATGTCACCTGGGTGCTTATGGCCGCAAAGGCGCGGCAGTTCCTCAAGAGCCGCCGGGCGGTAAGGATCGTGAACCGTGCTAGCGCAGGCACGATGGCCGGCGCGGCGGTGGCCATCGCCACGCGCTGA
- a CDS encoding MFS transporter, which produces MTSNRKRSEVTNRISPLAPFRHDIFRTIWIASLASNFGGLIQAVGAAWLMTSISQSVNMVALVQASTSLPIMLFSLVSGALADNFDRRRIMLVAQSFMLAVSALLTVCAYYGIVTPWLLLIFTFLLGCGTALNNPSWQASVGDMVPRDDLPAAVALNSMGFNLTRSVGPAIGGAIVAAAGAAAAFAANTLSYFAILFALARWKPVAPENRLPRETLGRAVSAGLRYVAMSPNIGKVLVRGFAFGLSASAILALLPLVARDLVGGGPLTYGVMLGAFGVGAIGGALLSARLREFLTSEAIVRYAFAGFAFSALVTAISSQGWLTCLVLAVSGACWVLALSLFNTTVQLSTPRWVVGRALSLYQTMTFGGIAGGSWLWGVTAEQYGAANALIGSCLLMLAGAAIGLRFALPEFKSLNLDPLNRFNEPLLELDLKPRSGPIVVMIDYEIADEDIPEFLKTMAERRRIRIRDGAGHWALMRDLENPTTWTETYHVPTWVEYVRHNQRRTQADAAVGDKLTAFHRGPNPPRVHRMIERQTIVPDHYERYKRSVEMH; this is translated from the coding sequence ATGACGAGCAACCGAAAGAGATCAGAGGTGACGAACCGCATATCGCCGTTGGCGCCCTTCAGGCACGACATCTTCCGCACCATCTGGATCGCGAGCCTTGCCTCCAATTTCGGCGGGCTGATCCAGGCCGTGGGTGCGGCCTGGCTCATGACGTCCATTTCGCAATCGGTGAACATGGTGGCGCTGGTGCAGGCCTCGACCTCGCTGCCGATCATGCTCTTCTCGCTGGTTTCCGGCGCACTTGCCGACAATTTCGACCGGCGGCGGATCATGCTCGTCGCGCAGAGCTTCATGCTCGCCGTCTCGGCGCTGCTCACCGTCTGCGCCTATTACGGTATCGTTACGCCGTGGCTACTGCTCATCTTCACCTTTCTTCTCGGCTGCGGCACCGCTCTCAACAACCCGTCCTGGCAAGCCTCGGTCGGCGACATGGTTCCGCGCGACGACCTGCCGGCTGCAGTCGCGCTGAACAGCATGGGATTCAATCTTACCCGCAGCGTCGGTCCGGCGATCGGCGGCGCCATCGTGGCGGCCGCGGGTGCGGCGGCTGCCTTTGCCGCCAACACGCTCAGCTATTTCGCGATTCTCTTCGCGCTCGCCCGATGGAAACCGGTCGCTCCCGAAAACCGGCTGCCGCGCGAGACGCTCGGACGCGCGGTTTCTGCGGGGCTGCGCTACGTGGCGATGTCGCCGAATATCGGTAAAGTGCTCGTGCGCGGCTTCGCCTTCGGCCTTTCGGCGAGCGCCATACTTGCACTGCTGCCGCTGGTGGCACGCGACCTCGTCGGCGGCGGCCCGCTCACCTACGGCGTCATGCTCGGCGCCTTCGGCGTCGGCGCGATCGGCGGCGCGCTCCTGAGTGCAAGGCTGAGGGAATTCCTCACCAGCGAGGCGATCGTGCGCTATGCCTTCGCCGGCTTCGCCTTCAGCGCTCTGGTCACGGCCATCAGCTCGCAGGGCTGGCTGACCTGCCTCGTGCTCGCCGTGTCCGGTGCCTGCTGGGTGCTGGCGCTGTCGCTCTTCAACACGACGGTGCAGCTCTCCACGCCGCGCTGGGTCGTCGGCCGGGCGCTTTCGCTCTACCAGACCATGACCTTCGGCGGGATTGCCGGCGGCAGCTGGCTCTGGGGCGTCACTGCCGAACAATACGGCGCGGCCAACGCACTCATCGGCTCCTGTCTGCTGATGCTCGCGGGCGCGGCAATCGGGCTGCGCTTCGCCCTGCCGGAGTTCAAGTCGCTCAATCTCGACCCGCTCAACCGCTTCAACGAGCCGCTGCTCGAGCTCGACCTGAAGCCGCGCAGCGGTCCCATCGTCGTCATGATCGACTACGAGATCGCCGATGAGGACATCCCCGAGTTCCTGAAAACGATGGCGGAGCGGAGGCGTATCCGCATCCGCGACGGAGCCGGCCACTGGGCGCTGATGCGCGACCTCGAAAACCCGACCACCTGGACCGAGACCTACCACGTGCCGACCTGGGTCGAATATGTCCGCCACAATCAGCGGCGCACCCAGGCCGACGCCGCCGTCGGCGACAAGCTGACCGCGTTCCATCGCGGCCCGAACCCGCCGCGTGTCCATCGCATGATCGAGCGCCAGACGATCGTTCCCGATCACTACGAGCGCTACAAGCGATCCGTCGAGATGCATTGA
- a CDS encoding YafY family protein, giving the protein MSRSERLLDLMQVLRRYRQPVSGRRLAEETGVSLRTLYRDIASLQARGAHIEGEPGVGYVLRPGFMLPPMMLSEEEIEALVLGSRWVAKRGDPRLATAAADALAKIGSVLPADLKEKLEHSSLLVGPRKPGAETIDLSLLRKAIRSEHKVELHYLDNDGRDSRRTVWPFALGFFEEVRVLAAWCELRQDFRHFRTDRIAEAAMLDNRYPRRRLALLKDWRAVNGIDPA; this is encoded by the coding sequence ATGTCCCGGTCGGAACGCCTGCTCGATCTCATGCAGGTGCTGAGGCGTTATCGCCAGCCGGTCAGCGGCCGGCGGCTCGCCGAGGAGACCGGCGTCAGTCTCAGAACCCTCTACCGGGACATAGCCAGCCTGCAGGCCCGGGGTGCGCATATAGAAGGCGAGCCCGGCGTCGGCTACGTGCTCAGGCCCGGCTTCATGCTTCCCCCCATGATGCTTTCCGAGGAGGAGATCGAGGCGCTGGTGCTAGGGTCTCGCTGGGTCGCCAAACGCGGCGACCCAAGGCTCGCGACCGCAGCCGCCGATGCGCTGGCAAAGATCGGCTCGGTGCTTCCGGCGGACCTGAAAGAGAAACTCGAGCATTCGAGCCTTCTGGTGGGCCCGCGAAAGCCGGGTGCCGAAACGATCGACCTCAGCCTCTTGCGCAAAGCGATCCGCAGCGAACACAAGGTCGAACTGCACTATCTCGACAATGACGGCCGCGACAGCCGCCGGACGGTCTGGCCCTTTGCGCTTGGTTTCTTCGAAGAGGTCCGGGTGCTCGCGGCATGGTGCGAGCTGAGGCAGGATTTCCGCCATTTCCGGACGGACCGGATTGCAGAAGCGGCGATGCTCGACAATCGCTATCCGCGCCGCCGCCTAGCCCTGCTCAAGGACTGGCGCGCCGTGAACGGCATCGATCCCGCCTGA
- the recR gene encoding recombination mediator RecR encodes MAKRVTGPEIEKLIQLLAKVPGLGPRSARRAALHLVKKKEQLLGPLAEAMGEAHRKVKICSCCGNVDTIDPCTVCTDEQRDQAVIIVVEDVADLWALERAGAMNAAYHVLGGTLSPLDGIGPEDLNIRGLIDRVAKGDVRELIIAVNATVEGQTTAHYITDRLEGMPVRITRLAHGVPVGGELDYLDEGTLAAALRARTVI; translated from the coding sequence ATGGCAAAGCGAGTCACCGGCCCCGAAATCGAAAAGCTGATCCAGCTCCTGGCGAAGGTCCCGGGCCTCGGGCCTCGTTCCGCCCGCCGCGCGGCGCTGCATCTCGTCAAGAAGAAGGAACAGTTGCTCGGCCCCCTTGCCGAGGCCATGGGCGAGGCCCATCGCAAGGTCAAGATCTGCTCCTGCTGCGGCAATGTCGACACTATCGACCCCTGCACCGTCTGCACCGACGAACAGCGCGACCAGGCGGTGATCATCGTGGTCGAAGACGTCGCCGATCTTTGGGCGCTGGAGCGCGCCGGCGCCATGAACGCCGCCTATCACGTGCTCGGCGGCACGCTGTCGCCGCTCGACGGCATCGGGCCGGAGGATCTGAACATCAGGGGCCTCATCGACCGCGTCGCCAAGGGCGACGTGCGCGAGCTGATCATCGCCGTCAACGCGACCGTCGAGGGCCAGACGACGGCGCATTACATCACCGATCGACTCGAGGGCATGCCGGTGAGGATCACGCGCCTCGCCCACGGCGTGCCCGTCGGCGGCGAGCTCGACTATCTCGACGAGGGAACGCTGGCCGCCGCGCTCCGGGCGAGAACGGTGATTTGA
- a CDS encoding DUF1127 domain-containing protein: MKIRQKITEYVKMRRAVRELNALDDHALSDIGISRSQIQAAVYGR; the protein is encoded by the coding sequence ATGAAAATCCGTCAGAAGATTACGGAATACGTAAAGATGCGCCGTGCGGTCCGCGAGCTGAACGCTCTCGACGATCACGCCCTGAGCGATATCGGTATTTCCCGTTCCCAGATTCAGGCTGCCGTTTACGGTCGTTAA
- a CDS encoding YbaB/EbfC family nucleoid-associated protein, which translates to MRDIMGMMGKVKEMQAKMEKMQAEIAALEIDGTSGGGLVTVRLDGKGHMKSLKVDPSLFKEDDVEILEDLIVAAHKDAKDKAEAVQAEKTRELTAGLPIPPGMKLPF; encoded by the coding sequence ATGCGCGACATCATGGGCATGATGGGCAAGGTCAAGGAAATGCAGGCCAAGATGGAGAAGATGCAGGCGGAAATCGCCGCGCTCGAAATCGACGGCACCTCCGGCGGCGGGCTCGTCACCGTCCGTCTCGACGGCAAGGGCCACATGAAAAGCCTTAAAGTCGATCCCTCGCTCTTCAAGGAAGACGATGTCGAGATCCTCGAAGATCTGATCGTCGCGGCCCATAAGGATGCCAAGGACAAAGCCGAGGCGGTGCAGGCGGAAAAAACCCGCGAACTGACCGCCGGTCTGCCGATCCCCCCGGGCATGAAGCTGCCGTTCTGA
- a CDS encoding lytic murein transglycosylase, giving the protein MLRFLSILLLACLSFATFSFAASKADVEAQFRQWLRNDLWPEAQKAGVSNAAFEAAFEDVRLDWDLPDLAPPGFPKPKQRKQSQAEFSSPGSYFSEKRLQGLAATGRSLASAHASTLKRIERTYGVPGPIVLAIWGKESGFGRAKIPHPIMDVLATKAFMSTRPELFRRELIAALHILDSGDVKEAQMRGSWAGAMGQPQFLPSSFLKYAVDFDGDGRRDIWNSVPDSLASIANYLAQKGWQSGRDWGFEVAIPSGVSCAQEGPDLARPIAEWAGMGIGRISGKAFPAAERAAAGMMLVPAGTHGPQFIVTPNFYVIKEYNNSDLYALYIGNLADRIASGGGAFRGRWGDVGGMLRSDVLAMQKALVAKGYDVGKADGLPGYKTRRSLGDWQAKSGLEPTCFPDVSLKAKLR; this is encoded by the coding sequence ATGCTGAGATTCCTTTCCATTCTGCTCCTGGCCTGCCTGTCTTTCGCTACCTTCTCCTTCGCCGCTTCCAAGGCCGACGTCGAAGCGCAGTTCCGGCAGTGGCTGCGAAACGATCTCTGGCCGGAGGCGCAGAAGGCCGGCGTATCGAATGCGGCCTTCGAAGCAGCCTTCGAGGACGTCCGGCTCGACTGGGACCTGCCCGACCTCGCGCCGCCCGGCTTTCCCAAACCGAAGCAGCGCAAGCAGAGCCAGGCCGAATTTTCCTCTCCCGGATCCTATTTCTCGGAAAAGCGCCTGCAGGGCCTTGCTGCGACGGGCCGCAGCCTCGCCTCCGCCCACGCCTCGACCTTGAAGCGGATCGAGAGGACCTATGGTGTTCCCGGTCCGATCGTCCTTGCCATATGGGGCAAGGAATCCGGCTTCGGCCGGGCGAAGATCCCGCATCCGATCATGGATGTGCTGGCGACCAAGGCTTTCATGTCGACCCGACCCGAGCTTTTCCGGCGCGAACTGATCGCGGCGCTGCATATTCTCGACAGCGGTGACGTCAAGGAGGCACAGATGCGCGGCTCCTGGGCAGGTGCCATGGGCCAGCCGCAGTTCCTGCCTTCGAGCTTTCTGAAATATGCCGTCGATTTCGACGGGGACGGACGCCGCGACATCTGGAATTCCGTGCCGGACAGCCTCGCCTCGATTGCCAATTATCTGGCGCAGAAGGGTTGGCAGAGCGGGCGCGACTGGGGTTTCGAGGTCGCGATCCCCTCGGGCGTCTCCTGCGCCCAGGAAGGCCCTGACCTTGCCCGCCCGATCGCCGAATGGGCCGGCATGGGGATCGGCCGCATTTCGGGAAAGGCCTTCCCGGCGGCAGAGCGTGCCGCGGCAGGCATGATGCTCGTGCCGGCGGGGACCCATGGACCGCAATTCATCGTCACGCCGAATTTCTACGTGATCAAGGAATACAATAATTCCGATCTCTACGCGCTGTATATCGGCAATCTGGCCGATCGCATCGCTTCCGGCGGCGGTGCCTTCCGCGGCAGATGGGGCGATGTCGGCGGCATGTTGCGATCCGATGTGCTCGCAATGCAGAAGGCGCTGGTCGCGAAAGGCTACGACGTCGGCAAGGCCGACGGGCTGCCGGGCTACAAGACGCGCCGCTCGCTCGGCGACTGGCAGGCGAAGAGCGGCCTCGAGCCGACATGCTTTCCCGATGTTTCGCTGAAAGCAAAGCTTCGGTGA
- a CDS encoding HIT domain-containing protein: protein MQNKANPFDAEESFLTTFTLDERLERDGIPIGTLGLCQMRLMNDRRWPWLILVPQRADITEVFELTPLDQAMLTFETNMVAAGLKKATGAEKINIGALGNIVRQLHVHIIARREGDPNWPGPVWGFGKAEPWPEEEHRAFAARIMENL from the coding sequence ATGCAAAACAAAGCGAATCCGTTTGATGCCGAGGAGAGTTTCTTGACGACCTTCACGCTTGACGAGCGACTTGAGCGCGACGGCATACCGATCGGCACGCTCGGGCTGTGCCAGATGCGGCTGATGAACGATCGGCGCTGGCCCTGGCTGATCCTCGTACCCCAGCGCGCCGACATAACGGAGGTCTTCGAACTGACGCCGCTCGACCAGGCGATGCTCACCTTCGAGACCAATATGGTAGCGGCAGGCCTGAAGAAGGCGACCGGCGCCGAGAAGATCAATATCGGCGCGCTCGGCAACATCGTCCGGCAGCTTCACGTGCATATCATCGCCCGTCGTGAAGGCGATCCGAACTGGCCGGGCCCGGTCTGGGGCTTCGGCAAGGCCGAGCCATGGCCGGAGGAGGAGCACAGGGCATTCGCAGCACGCATCATGGAAAATCTCTGA
- a CDS encoding DNA polymerase III subunit gamma/tau: MSDEAPTSSPILPVEKPAAYRVLARKYRPKDFSDLMVGQEPMVRTLTNAFETGRIAQAYMLTGVRGVGKTTTARILARALNYKTAEIDKPTIDLRVPGEHCQAIMDGRHVDVIEMDAASHTGIDDIREIIEQVRYRPVSARYKVYIIDEVHMLSTQAFNGLLKTLEEPPEHVKFIFATTEIRKVPITVLSRCQRFDLRRISASDLVGLFSTILGKEGVPFDPEALAMVARAAEGSARDGLSLLDQAIAHGGGSVEIETVRSMLGLADRARIVDLFEHVIKGDVAAALGEFAAQYEAGANPTVVLTDLADFTHLVTRLKYVPDAVNDQSLSEIERTRGAEFAGSVAVTTLSRVWQTLLKGIPEAESSARPAGAAEMVLIRLAHAAHLPSPEEAARRLLDLSGGEGGGRPAPNGGGGGGGAQAPAGTPVEARAVETAVSRPSGNGATMLRAVPSSAAQPIGIGRIEERTVASAAPKPEPKVAVNSIGDIADLCAKNRDIKLKTMVRGFLRLVHIEPGRLDVNLPDDAPKTLLNELAVKLKEWTGIHWVVSYSREQGEPTLVEAEQRAQEQRVNDARQDPDVAAILARFPGARITDVRIRAAVEEVESLAPAAAESEDGDIVPGDDIE, encoded by the coding sequence ATGAGCGACGAAGCGCCCACTTCATCCCCGATTTTACCCGTCGAGAAACCGGCCGCCTACCGTGTTCTGGCGCGCAAATACCGCCCCAAGGACTTCTCCGACCTGATGGTCGGCCAGGAGCCGATGGTGCGCACGCTCACCAACGCCTTCGAAACCGGCCGCATCGCCCAAGCCTATATGCTGACCGGCGTTCGCGGCGTCGGCAAGACGACGACGGCGCGTATCCTGGCACGGGCGCTGAACTACAAGACCGCCGAGATCGACAAGCCCACCATCGACCTTCGCGTCCCCGGCGAACATTGCCAGGCGATCATGGACGGCCGCCACGTCGACGTGATCGAGATGGACGCCGCCTCGCATACCGGGATCGACGACATCCGTGAGATCATCGAGCAGGTACGCTATCGGCCGGTCTCCGCGCGCTACAAGGTCTATATCATCGACGAAGTGCACATGCTCTCGACGCAGGCCTTCAATGGCTTGCTGAAGACGCTCGAGGAGCCGCCGGAGCATGTGAAGTTCATTTTCGCGACGACCGAAATCCGCAAGGTTCCGATTACCGTCCTGTCGCGCTGCCAGCGCTTCGATCTCCGGCGCATCAGCGCTTCCGATCTGGTCGGCCTTTTCTCCACCATTCTCGGCAAGGAGGGAGTGCCCTTCGATCCGGAGGCGCTGGCGATGGTGGCGCGGGCAGCGGAAGGCTCGGCGCGCGACGGCCTGTCGCTGCTCGATCAGGCGATCGCCCATGGCGGCGGTTCGGTCGAGATCGAAACCGTGCGTTCGATGCTCGGCCTTGCCGACCGGGCGCGGATCGTCGACCTGTTCGAGCATGTCATCAAGGGCGATGTCGCCGCTGCGCTTGGCGAGTTCGCCGCGCAATACGAAGCCGGCGCCAATCCGACCGTGGTCCTCACCGACCTTGCCGACTTCACCCACCTCGTGACAAGGCTGAAATATGTGCCCGACGCGGTCAACGACCAGTCGCTGAGCGAGATCGAGCGCACGCGCGGGGCCGAATTCGCCGGCAGCGTTGCGGTGACGACGCTGTCGCGCGTCTGGCAGACGCTGCTCAAGGGCATTCCCGAGGCGGAGAGCTCGGCGCGCCCCGCAGGTGCTGCCGAGATGGTGCTGATCAGGCTCGCCCATGCCGCCCATCTGCCTTCGCCCGAAGAGGCCGCGCGGCGGCTTCTCGATCTTTCGGGTGGCGAAGGCGGCGGGCGCCCGGCCCCGAACGGCGGTGGTGGCGGCGGCGGTGCGCAGGCGCCTGCAGGCACCCCGGTCGAAGCTCGCGCCGTGGAGACGGCCGTTTCGCGTCCAAGCGGCAATGGCGCGACCATGCTGCGCGCCGTGCCGAGCTCCGCGGCCCAGCCGATCGGTATCGGCCGCATCGAAGAGCGCACGGTGGCGAGTGCCGCTCCTAAACCCGAACCGAAGGTTGCTGTCAATTCCATCGGCGACATCGCCGATCTCTGCGCCAAGAACCGCGACATCAAGCTGAAGACGATGGTGCGCGGTTTCCTGAGGCTCGTGCATATCGAACCCGGCCGGCTCGACGTCAATCTGCCCGACGACGCACCGAAGACGCTGCTGAACGAACTCGCCGTCAAGCTCAAGGAATGGACGGGTATCCATTGGGTCGTGAGCTACAGCCGGGAGCAGGGCGAACCGACGCTGGTCGAGGCCGAGCAGCGCGCGCAGGAGCAGCGCGTCAACGATGCGCGCCAGGACCCGGACGTCGCTGCCATTCTTGCGCGCTTTCCAGGGGCAAGGATCACCGACGTGCGCATCCGCGCGGCGGTAGAGGAGGTCGAGAGCCTCGCTCCGGCCGCGGCCGAATCCGAGGACGGCGACATCGTCCCGGGAGACGACATCGAGTAG
- a CDS encoding VOC family protein: MATPNLIVLYVMDPPASVEFYRKLLAKEPTAAFPTFSSFEVQDGFVLGLWAREKVQPQPIGDGARAEVAFMVKGEEAVRARYEEWRAMGLPIAQELTRMDFGPTFVALDPDGHRLRVCLYDE, encoded by the coding sequence ATGGCAACACCTAATCTCATCGTCCTCTACGTCATGGACCCACCGGCCAGCGTCGAATTCTACAGGAAGCTTCTGGCCAAAGAGCCGACCGCCGCCTTTCCGACCTTCTCGTCCTTCGAGGTGCAGGACGGTTTCGTTCTCGGCTTGTGGGCAAGGGAGAAAGTGCAGCCTCAGCCTATCGGTGACGGCGCCCGAGCCGAAGTCGCCTTCATGGTAAAAGGGGAAGAGGCTGTGCGTGCGCGTTACGAGGAATGGCGCGCAATGGGCCTGCCGATCGCCCAGGAACTGACACGGATGGATTTCGGACCGACTTTCGTCGCACTCGATCCGGACGGGCATCGCCTGCGTGTCTGCCTTTACGACGAATAG